A genomic window from Candidatus Pelagisphaera phototrophica includes:
- a CDS encoding BON domain-containing protein, which produces MKTFFIALILGIFIGATITTYHNSPESFDNLISSISGDPSSSSQSSDEIVEKAKESAGKIAEKIKEGTQNLLESTKEERAELVEKGREIVDSAKDATIKAKIAAKLKEDSSVNAERIEIVVKNGSVILSGDVSSSEEAREARDIALDTQSVKDVESNLKIAP; this is translated from the coding sequence ATCGCTTTAATTCTCGGCATTTTTATCGGCGCCACAATCACGACCTACCACAACTCACCCGAATCGTTCGATAATCTAATTTCCTCCATTTCGGGAGACCCCTCCTCTTCGAGCCAGTCGAGCGACGAGATTGTCGAGAAAGCCAAAGAATCGGCGGGGAAGATCGCTGAAAAAATCAAGGAAGGCACCCAGAACCTACTGGAAAGCACCAAAGAGGAACGGGCTGAGCTAGTGGAAAAAGGGAGGGAGATAGTCGACTCTGCCAAGGATGCCACGATCAAGGCTAAGATCGCAGCAAAGCTAAAAGAGGATTCATCCGTCAACGCGGAACGAATTGAGATCGTAGTGAAAAATGGATCCGTCATTCTTTCAGGGGACGTTTCATCTAGTGAAGAAGCGAGAGAAGCCCGCGATATTGCCTTGGATACTCAATCGGTAAAAGACGTCGAATCGAATCTAAAAATTGCTCCCTAG
- a CDS encoding glycerate kinase, which produces MRVLVAFDKFKDALSARDACEIAVEAIQKCRPEWVVETAPLADGGDGFCDTLTGCLNGEFHKTTVSGPLAKKVKAQFGIVSVYRLQSSVVALLNWKSNLKKIAVIELAESSGISLTPLENRSPWTTTTAGLGEVIESAIDHGANGAIVGLGGSATHDLGLGALWKLGFQFLDESGTVINKAPSPEIWPTINRIEARSSVLPKDFELRVACDVENPLLGPMGAAAIFGPQKGLVPSSYDELELATSQMAKMLCDACAVPYPSMEQPGTGAAGGAAFGLKVGLGAQIVPGYELVKHWIGLNAKLDRADIVITGEGRFDASSLQGKGPGALALESIANGKQLFVFAGGLGELEKSDFPTDSTHAISPIGMPLAEALQSTGRNLHRAIESVFGN; this is translated from the coding sequence ATGCGTGTTCTAGTCGCGTTCGACAAATTTAAAGACGCCCTATCCGCCCGCGATGCTTGCGAGATCGCGGTTGAGGCGATCCAAAAATGCCGCCCTGAATGGGTGGTTGAGACCGCTCCCCTCGCAGATGGTGGTGACGGGTTTTGCGATACGCTTACCGGTTGCCTCAACGGCGAATTTCACAAAACAACCGTTTCCGGTCCTTTGGCTAAAAAGGTCAAGGCTCAATTCGGTATTGTATCAGTCTATCGACTACAAAGTTCCGTTGTTGCACTCCTCAATTGGAAATCCAATCTCAAAAAGATCGCCGTAATCGAGCTGGCCGAAAGCAGTGGCATATCCCTTACCCCGCTAGAGAATCGATCACCCTGGACGACCACTACTGCAGGTCTAGGAGAGGTCATCGAATCTGCAATCGACCATGGAGCCAACGGCGCGATTGTCGGACTCGGTGGATCCGCAACGCATGACCTTGGACTCGGAGCGCTTTGGAAGCTTGGATTCCAATTTCTAGACGAAAGTGGAACTGTAATTAACAAAGCTCCCTCTCCGGAAATTTGGCCCACTATTAATCGAATTGAGGCACGCTCTAGCGTTCTACCCAAAGACTTCGAGCTGAGGGTCGCTTGCGATGTCGAAAACCCGCTGCTGGGACCCATGGGAGCCGCTGCCATTTTTGGGCCCCAAAAAGGCCTCGTCCCCTCAAGTTATGACGAACTCGAACTCGCAACTTCCCAAATGGCGAAAATGCTCTGCGACGCCTGTGCAGTCCCCTACCCATCCATGGAGCAGCCCGGTACTGGAGCCGCGGGCGGGGCGGCGTTCGGCCTCAAAGTAGGACTCGGGGCCCAAATCGTCCCGGGTTACGAACTGGTGAAACACTGGATCGGATTGAACGCTAAGCTCGATAGAGCGGACATCGTTATAACTGGAGAGGGTCGGTTCGACGCTTCCTCTCTTCAAGGGAAAGGTCCAGGAGCCTTGGCGTTGGAATCAATAGCGAATGGGAAGCAGCTCTTCGTGTTTGCGGGCGGCCTCGGTGAACTTGAAAAGTCCGATTTTCCAACCGATTCGACTCACGCCATTTCCCCCATCGGAATGCCTCTAGCGGAAGCGCTCCAGTCAACCGGTAGGAATCTACATAGGGCAATTGAATCGGTTTTTGGGAACTAG
- a CDS encoding DUF2062 domain-containing protein, whose amino-acid sequence MNLLETEPAYSREVRARRHVRIRRAKQFLRPLPRKATLHRWPILKRFAETARKRPYLWSFRQREVSIALYIGFVITFLPLVGIQFILAFAAALTLHANLPVIMGTQLATNLATM is encoded by the coding sequence ATGAACCTCCTTGAAACCGAACCTGCCTACAGCCGCGAAGTACGGGCGCGTAGACATGTTCGAATAAGGAGAGCCAAGCAGTTCCTTCGCCCGCTCCCCAGAAAAGCCACGCTCCACCGCTGGCCAATCTTGAAACGGTTTGCCGAGACTGCCCGCAAAAGGCCCTACTTATGGTCTTTTCGCCAGCGAGAGGTGAGCATCGCTCTGTACATCGGCTTCGTTATCACGTTTCTGCCATTGGTTGGCATCCAATTCATATTGGCGTTCGCCGCGGCCTTGACCCTCCATGCAAACCTCCCGGTTATTATGGGGACACAGCTGGCTACGAATCTGGCTACAATGTAG
- a CDS encoding DUF1343 domain-containing protein, with product MIRTFSLTVFLVFFQGAYLFPQNIVPQISNTARLIVQAQAGSYLSPQVKLGIDVLANQNFFPLLGKRVGLLTHPAGVNRLGISTVRILHQNKSVNLVALFGPEHGIYGNEKANEPIDNAIDPRTGLPVYSLYGKYRKPTPQMLSGLDVLVIDLQDIGTRSYTFISCMKLALEAAFENRVEVIILDRPNPLGGIKVDGPPMDTHWESYVGAFNIPYVHGLTIGELARMAVSKPGVLDIPDSTSRAGKLTVVTMDGWRRYMSWPSLGLKWIAPSPNIPDFPAAVGYAMTGLGAQIGNFKHGIGSEYPFRILTHTNASLDQLEAELNRRSIPGLSFESKSFQNGANTGLYVKVEDWSAWNPTELSFHMMQITAQFDFPNPFASATSNQGDLFNKHVGSSSWWREITQKGANANRTGFVVAWQRQARQFQIQSRNYWLYE from the coding sequence ATGATACGCACATTTTCCCTCACTGTTTTCCTCGTATTCTTTCAGGGAGCATATCTTTTTCCCCAGAATATTGTTCCCCAAATTTCCAATACGGCTCGATTGATTGTTCAAGCCCAGGCGGGCAGCTATCTGAGCCCGCAAGTAAAGCTGGGCATCGACGTCCTGGCCAACCAAAACTTTTTCCCGCTGCTTGGGAAGCGAGTCGGGCTACTCACCCACCCAGCTGGAGTCAATCGACTGGGGATCTCCACCGTGCGGATCCTCCACCAAAACAAGTCCGTCAATCTCGTGGCGCTATTCGGACCGGAACACGGAATTTATGGGAATGAAAAGGCAAACGAGCCCATTGACAACGCGATCGATCCCAGAACCGGACTCCCCGTTTACTCCTTGTACGGCAAATACCGTAAGCCTACGCCACAGATGCTCTCGGGCCTCGACGTCCTAGTGATCGATCTTCAGGATATTGGAACCCGTTCCTACACTTTTATCAGCTGCATGAAACTGGCCCTTGAGGCGGCGTTCGAGAACCGTGTCGAGGTCATTATTCTTGACCGTCCAAACCCTCTCGGGGGCATTAAGGTCGATGGACCACCGATGGACACTCACTGGGAAAGCTATGTTGGCGCATTTAATATTCCCTATGTTCATGGTCTGACGATCGGGGAACTTGCCCGGATGGCCGTTTCTAAACCCGGTGTTCTCGATATACCGGACTCGACCAGCAGGGCAGGCAAATTGACAGTAGTGACCATGGATGGATGGCGACGCTACATGAGCTGGCCAAGCCTTGGGCTCAAGTGGATCGCCCCTTCACCCAATATTCCTGATTTTCCCGCAGCCGTTGGATACGCAATGACCGGACTCGGAGCACAAATTGGTAATTTCAAACACGGAATAGGGAGCGAATACCCGTTCCGAATCCTGACCCATACAAACGCATCACTCGATCAACTCGAAGCAGAGCTCAACCGCAGATCGATTCCTGGCCTGTCCTTTGAGAGCAAGTCGTTTCAGAATGGAGCCAATACCGGATTGTACGTCAAAGTTGAGGATTGGAGCGCCTGGAATCCTACCGAGCTTAGTTTTCACATGATGCAAATCACTGCCCAATTCGATTTTCCAAACCCGTTTGCGAGCGCCACGAGCAATCAAGGCGATTTGTTCAACAAACACGTAGGGTCTTCCAGTTGGTGGCGTGAAATCACGCAAAAGGGAGCGAACGCAAATCGCACGGGGTTTGTTGTCGCCTGGCAGCGCCAGGCGAGACAATTTCAGATCCAAAGTCGCAACTACTGGCTGTACGAATAG